A genomic stretch from Theobroma cacao cultivar B97-61/B2 chromosome 4, Criollo_cocoa_genome_V2, whole genome shotgun sequence includes:
- the LOC18601786 gene encoding mitogen-activated protein kinase kinase kinase 2: MDSAVVKGVATNHLSMEWTKLKTLGKGSFAIVHLVKPTNSVSDDQVFAMKSCLYQLSSSLQKEQKILKRFFPCRNIVQCYGDMLSCEQGAVVYNLFLEYAPGGSLLDLINNKYGGKVPECDARCYARILVEGVRDIHERGYVHCDLKPGNVLVYPSDEYGSVSSLKIADFGLAEQPGERVDEPGVDPWMLKFPGTAVYMPPEGINYKKISASMDIWSLGCIVLQMVTGKLPWEYEDLTDLAIQLGSRRYSPKISENMSSTGQDFLSKCFVRDPSERWTADMLLSHPFVLPDRPSVAISNKASSP; this comes from the coding sequence atggATTCCGCTGTGGTAAAAGGAGTAGCAACGAATCATTTATCCATGGAGTGGACCAAACTTAAGACTCTTGGCAAGGGTTCGTTTGCAATTGTTCACTTGGTGAAACCTACAAACTCCGTTTCTGATGATCAAGTTTTTGCGATGAAATCTTGTCTTTAccaactttcttcttcacttcaaaaggaacaaaaaatcCTTAAGAGATTCTTTCCTTGCCGTAATATTGTTCAATGCTACGGTGATATGTTGAGCTGTGAGCAAGGGGCGGTGGTTTACAACTTGTTTCTTGAATATGCTCCTGGTGGTAGTCTTCTGGATTTGATAAACAATAAATATGGGGGCAAGGTTCCGGAATGTGATGCGAGGTGCTACGCAAGAATTCTGGTTGAAGGGGTTCGTGATATTCATGAGAGAGGCTACGTTCATTGTGATCTCAAGCCTGGAAATGTTCTTGTATATCCTTCTGATGAGTATGGTTCAGTTAGCAGTCTAAAGATTGCTGATTTTGGCCTGGCTGAGCAACCTGGAGAAAGAGTCGATGAGCCAGGGGTCGATCCTTGGATGCTGAAATTTCCAGGTACAGCAGTTTACATGCCACCAGAAGgtattaattataagaaaatcaGTGCTTCAATGGATATATGGTCGCTAGGGTGCATTGTTCTTCAGATGGTTACTGGAAAACTACCATGGGAATATGAGGATCTGACGGATTTGGCAATCCAGCTCGGATCTAGGAGGTATTCGCCAAAAATATCCGAAAACATGTCAAGCACAGGACAAGATTTCTTAAGCAAGTGTTTTGTAAGGGATCCTAGTGAAAGGTGGACTGCTGATATGCTGCTAAGTCATCCTTTTGTCCTTCCAGACCGCCCCTCCGTTGCCATCTCGAACAAAGCCTCTTCACCATGA